One window from the genome of Leucobacter aridicollis encodes:
- a CDS encoding RsmB/NOP family class I SAM-dependent RNA methyltransferase yields the protein MSDKHSHSGRGRNSAQGGARGRGGKRQSRPRISGARIVAYDVLRDVVERDAYANLSLASRIRDARLDGRDAALATELAAGTLRSLGRLDRIIELAADRPTEDIDSRTLNVLRIGAHQLLAMRTAAHAAVHESVELQRLVGNERAAGFVNGVLREIGRSTNEEWDARISDTAKNADDALAVRTSHPAWVVRALRDALRAEGSETELDALLDADNASPRVNLALLEGAGITAEELALVEPDAVDAVGPSPIGLELTGGDPGRAIAGAEERAAIPAGLLRVQDQGSQLAALALVRATPVAEGERWLDLCAGPGGKTAILGAEAVVEGATVRANEVSDHRADLVRNSVDGISALSPGTVKVVSHDGRDEEAFGCGRDGHEQYDRILVDAPCSGLGALRRRPEARWRKQPSDLPELTALQSELIDAAVAHLKPGGVLAYVTCSPHLAETRVGVDRALKRHPQLRELDAKAAVRAAAREDSRPELAGEHLSAQLWPHRHDTDAMFVSLLTRDAE from the coding sequence GTGAGCGACAAGCATTCACACAGTGGGCGCGGCCGCAACTCGGCTCAGGGTGGCGCTCGCGGACGCGGCGGCAAGCGTCAGAGCCGGCCGCGAATTTCGGGCGCCAGGATCGTCGCCTACGACGTGCTGCGTGACGTCGTCGAACGCGACGCGTACGCGAATCTTTCGCTTGCCTCTCGGATTCGTGACGCGAGGCTCGACGGACGCGATGCGGCCCTCGCAACCGAACTCGCTGCGGGGACGCTCCGCTCGCTTGGCAGGCTCGACCGCATCATCGAGCTCGCGGCCGATCGGCCGACCGAAGACATCGACTCCCGCACCCTGAACGTGCTCAGGATCGGCGCGCACCAGCTGCTCGCCATGCGCACGGCGGCTCACGCCGCGGTCCACGAAAGCGTCGAGTTGCAGCGCCTCGTCGGCAACGAGCGGGCAGCCGGGTTCGTGAATGGTGTGCTCAGGGAGATCGGGCGGTCAACGAACGAGGAGTGGGATGCGCGCATTTCTGACACCGCGAAGAACGCCGACGACGCTCTCGCGGTCCGCACGTCGCACCCCGCCTGGGTCGTGCGTGCCCTCCGCGACGCGCTCCGTGCGGAGGGGAGCGAGACCGAGCTCGACGCGTTGCTCGACGCCGACAATGCCTCACCGCGTGTAAACCTTGCCCTGCTTGAGGGCGCTGGTATCACCGCTGAGGAACTCGCGCTTGTCGAACCAGATGCTGTCGATGCAGTCGGCCCATCGCCTATCGGCCTTGAGCTCACCGGCGGCGATCCCGGCCGTGCAATCGCGGGCGCCGAAGAGCGCGCCGCGATCCCTGCTGGGCTGCTGCGCGTGCAAGATCAGGGCTCCCAGCTCGCCGCGCTCGCGCTCGTGCGCGCGACGCCGGTTGCCGAGGGTGAGCGTTGGCTCGACCTGTGCGCGGGACCTGGCGGTAAGACTGCCATCCTCGGCGCCGAAGCAGTTGTCGAGGGCGCCACGGTACGCGCGAACGAGGTGTCCGATCACCGGGCTGATCTTGTGCGGAACTCGGTTGACGGCATCTCGGCGCTTTCGCCCGGGACCGTGAAGGTCGTGAGCCATGACGGCCGCGACGAGGAGGCATTCGGGTGCGGCCGTGACGGGCACGAGCAGTACGACAGGATCCTCGTCGACGCGCCATGCTCCGGTCTTGGAGCGCTTCGCCGCCGGCCTGAAGCGCGCTGGCGGAAACAGCCGAGCGACCTGCCCGAGCTCACAGCGCTGCAGAGCGAGCTCATCGATGCGGCGGTCGCGCACCTGAAGCCGGGCGGCGTGCTCGCCTACGTGACGTGCTCACCGCACCTCGCGGAGACGCGCGTCGGCGTCGATCGTGCGCTCAAGCGCCACCCGCAGCTCCGGGAGCTCGATGCAAAGGCGGCCGTGCGGGCTGCCGCGCGCGAGGACTCGCGGCCCGAGCTTGCGGGTGAGCATCTCAGTGCACAGCTGTGGCCGCACCGCCACGACACCGACGCGATGTTCGTCTCGTTGCTCACCCGCGACGCAGAGTAG
- a CDS encoding MFS transporter: MNESGAMEPRHPDAARGAAGAPAAVPSGVAGQAPRTGPETGPGEVPPAGGRTFAHVLVNTAVASLTTNFLWFAIVFWVYLETRSILATGVLGAVYMILLAGCSMWFGSLVDRMRKHRVMLLSAWATLVSFVIGCALFFAVPSDTLLRLDAPWFWLFTLVVLAGCVVELMRNLALATTVTLLVPVERHANANGLVGTVQGLAFIATSVLSGLSVGLLGMGATILLATLFVAVPLVHLHLLRIPEPVVARDPDRAAVDFRGGMAAMRAVPGLFALVLFSTFNNLGSGAFMALLDPYGLTMFQVEIWGLVFGLASTGFIVGGLVVAKWGLGPNPIRTMLVLVGILGFVGIAFTLREWPWLFIAGIWVFMALMPAVEAAEQTVIQRVVPFEKQGRVFGLAMTFEAAAAPITALIVAPIAEFWVVPFMRGETGQRDWGWLLGQGDSRGIALIFVCTGLGMILLACAAFFTRSYRTLSRVFAEQPSSGQATRHGAAESAVD, from the coding sequence ATGAATGAGTCGGGTGCGATGGAGCCCCGCCACCCTGACGCGGCGCGCGGGGCCGCAGGAGCGCCCGCGGCTGTCCCCAGTGGCGTGGCCGGGCAAGCTCCGAGGACAGGCCCGGAGACAGGCCCGGGGGAGGTGCCGCCAGCTGGGGGCCGAACCTTCGCCCACGTCCTCGTGAACACCGCGGTTGCGAGCCTGACGACGAACTTCCTGTGGTTCGCCATCGTGTTCTGGGTGTACTTGGAAACCCGGAGCATTCTGGCCACCGGGGTGCTCGGCGCCGTCTACATGATTCTGCTTGCCGGTTGCTCAATGTGGTTCGGCTCGCTCGTCGACAGGATGCGCAAACACCGCGTCATGCTGCTGAGCGCCTGGGCGACGCTCGTCTCCTTCGTCATCGGGTGCGCACTCTTCTTTGCGGTGCCCAGTGACACGCTGCTCCGCCTCGACGCCCCCTGGTTCTGGCTGTTCACACTTGTCGTTCTCGCGGGCTGCGTCGTCGAACTCATGCGGAACCTTGCGCTTGCGACGACCGTAACGCTCCTTGTTCCCGTCGAACGCCACGCGAATGCGAACGGGCTCGTCGGCACCGTCCAGGGACTCGCGTTCATCGCGACGAGCGTGCTCAGCGGACTCTCAGTCGGCCTCCTCGGTATGGGGGCGACGATCCTGCTCGCCACGCTCTTCGTCGCGGTTCCGCTCGTGCACCTGCATCTACTGCGGATTCCCGAGCCAGTCGTCGCCCGAGACCCAGACCGCGCTGCCGTCGATTTCCGCGGCGGCATGGCCGCAATGCGTGCAGTGCCTGGACTCTTCGCGCTCGTGCTATTCAGTACGTTCAACAACCTCGGCAGCGGAGCGTTCATGGCGCTCCTCGACCCGTATGGGCTCACGATGTTTCAGGTCGAGATCTGGGGCCTCGTCTTCGGCCTTGCATCGACGGGCTTCATCGTCGGCGGCCTCGTCGTTGCCAAGTGGGGGCTTGGGCCAAACCCGATTCGCACCATGCTTGTGCTCGTCGGGATCCTCGGATTCGTAGGAATCGCCTTCACCCTCCGCGAGTGGCCCTGGCTGTTCATCGCGGGAATCTGGGTGTTCATGGCGCTCATGCCAGCGGTCGAGGCGGCCGAACAGACTGTCATCCAGCGCGTCGTGCCGTTCGAGAAGCAGGGGCGCGTCTTCGGGCTGGCGATGACGTTTGAGGCGGCGGCTGCGCCAATCACCGCGCTGATAGTCGCGCCGATCGCCGAGTTCTGGGTCGTGCCGTTCATGCGTGGCGAGACCGGTCAGCGCGATTGGGGATGGTTACTCGGGCAGGGCGACAGCCGGGGGATCGCGCTCATCTTCGTCTGCACGGGACTTGGAATGATCTTGCTCGCGTGTGCGGCATTCTTCACTCGTTCCTACCGCACACTGTCGCGCGTCTTCGCCGAACAGCCCAGCTCCGGACAGGCGACGCGGCACGGCGCGGCAGAGTCCGCCGTAGACTAG
- the rpe gene encoding ribulose-phosphate 3-epimerase, whose product MTAQRINPSILSADFVNLQAELEAIRTADFVHVDVMDNHFVPNLTMGPPIVERIQAVSPVPLDMHLMISDADRWAPGYAELGAFSVTFHVEASTDPVALARKIRDIGARAGIALKPGTDPEPYLELLPEFDQVLVMTVEPGFGGQSFMPDMMPKLRRFAEARAQHGLDVWLQVDGGITVDTIGIAAEAGADTFVAGSAVYGGVPEERIADLRAAAAAHAH is encoded by the coding sequence GTGACCGCGCAGCGCATTAACCCCAGCATCCTGTCCGCAGACTTCGTGAACCTCCAGGCAGAGCTCGAGGCAATCCGCACCGCGGATTTCGTGCACGTCGATGTGATGGACAACCACTTCGTTCCGAACCTCACGATGGGCCCGCCGATCGTCGAGCGAATTCAAGCGGTGTCGCCGGTTCCGCTCGACATGCACCTCATGATCAGCGATGCCGACCGTTGGGCGCCTGGGTACGCTGAACTTGGCGCGTTCTCGGTGACATTCCACGTCGAGGCATCGACCGATCCCGTCGCGCTCGCTCGGAAGATCCGCGACATCGGTGCGCGCGCCGGCATCGCGCTCAAACCCGGTACCGACCCAGAGCCCTACCTCGAACTGCTGCCTGAGTTCGACCAGGTGCTCGTGATGACTGTCGAGCCAGGGTTCGGCGGCCAGTCGTTCATGCCCGACATGATGCCGAAGCTTCGGCGCTTCGCTGAGGCCCGCGCGCAGCACGGCCTCGACGTCTGGCTGCAGGTCGACGGCGGTATCACCGTCGACACCATCGGGATCGCGGCTGAGGCTGGCGCCGACACGTTCGTCGCGGGCTCAGCTGTGTACGGCGGCGTTCCCGAGGAGCGAATCGCCGACCTGCGCGCAGCGGCCGCCGCGCACGCCCACTAG
- a CDS encoding DMT family transporter, with product MHWALLAAAIALEVFATSMLKISDGFTRLWPTVSVLAGYALSFFLLSRVLQTMPVGTAYAIWSAAGTVLVVGIGFVAYHERLTSLQLIGVALTIAGVVLLNVGGAAD from the coding sequence ATGCACTGGGCTCTTCTCGCCGCAGCAATCGCCCTCGAGGTGTTCGCAACCTCGATGCTCAAGATATCGGACGGCTTCACGCGGCTCTGGCCGACAGTGTCTGTCCTCGCGGGCTACGCGCTCTCGTTCTTTCTGCTATCGCGAGTGTTGCAAACCATGCCCGTCGGCACCGCGTACGCTATCTGGTCGGCCGCCGGCACCGTGCTCGTCGTCGGGATCGGGTTCGTCGCTTACCACGAGCGGTTGACGTCACTGCAGCTCATCGGCGTCGCACTGACCATCGCCGGCGTGGTGCTACTCAACGTCGGCGGCGCCGCAGACTAG
- a CDS encoding NAD(P)/FAD-dependent oxidoreductase produces MTTYERAEAAVSAERIDAALANTLREPYWLDSDERPAALPPAAGAIETDLLVVGGGYTGLWTALLAKERDASRRVILLEGQRIGWAATGRNGGFCEASLTHGASNGERHLPKETARLHELGLENIREFGETVRRYNMDCDWSETGVLRVASEPYQDAILRADAAQDPGAVYFDAAAVKTEINSPVYHGALWEREGNVLVHPAKLAWELRRVCLELGVDIYEQSQATDISASADAVTVTTDGGATIRAQRVALATNVFPNLLRRARPFTVPVWDYALMSNPLTAEQSAALGWAGNQGLADMNNRFHYIRKTRGSDGLERILFGGYDALYHFGKGLNEEYYNSEPTYRRLVAHFYETFPVLGDIGFSHAWGGAIDSCSRFFSFFTRAHRDRVVSATGFTGLGVGATRFGANVMLDLLDGLQTERTQLELVKKKPIPFPPEPIAALGVKITTAEMARSDRREGKRGLWLSTMDAIGMGFDS; encoded by the coding sequence ATGACCACCTACGAGCGCGCCGAGGCGGCTGTCTCGGCGGAGCGCATCGACGCAGCCCTTGCGAACACCCTCCGCGAGCCCTATTGGCTTGATTCGGACGAGCGCCCTGCAGCGCTCCCACCCGCCGCGGGTGCGATCGAGACCGACCTCCTCGTCGTCGGGGGCGGCTATACCGGACTGTGGACCGCGCTCCTTGCCAAGGAACGCGATGCTTCCCGGCGCGTGATTCTGCTCGAAGGTCAGCGAATCGGCTGGGCCGCAACGGGCCGCAACGGCGGATTTTGCGAGGCCAGCCTGACGCATGGTGCAAGCAACGGCGAGCGCCACCTGCCGAAGGAGACCGCGCGGTTGCACGAGCTTGGACTCGAGAACATCCGCGAGTTCGGGGAGACGGTTCGCCGCTACAACATGGACTGTGATTGGAGCGAGACGGGTGTGCTGCGCGTCGCCTCGGAGCCCTACCAGGACGCGATCCTCAGGGCGGACGCCGCGCAGGATCCCGGCGCCGTCTATTTCGACGCCGCCGCGGTGAAGACAGAGATCAACTCACCCGTGTACCACGGCGCGCTGTGGGAGCGCGAAGGAAACGTCCTCGTCCACCCCGCAAAGCTCGCATGGGAGCTCAGGCGCGTCTGCCTCGAGCTCGGCGTCGACATCTATGAGCAGTCTCAGGCAACTGACATCAGCGCCTCAGCCGACGCCGTTACGGTCACCACCGACGGCGGTGCCACGATCCGGGCGCAGCGCGTCGCGCTCGCCACGAATGTGTTCCCGAATCTCCTGAGGCGAGCCCGGCCGTTTACTGTTCCGGTGTGGGACTATGCGCTCATGAGCAACCCGCTCACCGCTGAGCAGTCCGCGGCGCTCGGCTGGGCGGGCAACCAGGGCCTTGCCGACATGAACAACCGGTTCCACTACATCCGTAAGACGCGCGGCTCCGACGGACTCGAGCGGATCTTGTTCGGCGGATACGACGCGCTGTACCACTTCGGAAAGGGCCTCAACGAGGAGTACTACAACAGCGAGCCAACCTACCGGAGACTGGTCGCACACTTCTACGAAACGTTCCCCGTGCTCGGAGACATCGGTTTCAGCCACGCGTGGGGCGGCGCGATCGACTCGTGCAGCCGGTTCTTCTCCTTCTTCACACGGGCGCACCGGGATCGCGTCGTGTCGGCTACCGGCTTCACAGGGCTCGGTGTTGGAGCGACTCGGTTCGGCGCAAACGTCATGCTCGACCTGCTTGACGGCCTGCAGACCGAACGCACCCAACTCGAGCTCGTCAAGAAGAAGCCGATCCCGTTCCCGCCCGAGCCGATTGCCGCGCTCGGCGTCAAGATCACCACCGCTGAGATGGCGCGATCCGATAGGCGCGAAGGCAAGCGCGGTCTGTGGCTCAGCACCATGGATGCTATCGGCATGGGCTTCGATTCCTAG
- a CDS encoding aldehyde dehydrogenase family protein: protein MSSLPVPTRTQLFIAGEFTDGASTERADIFSPSTGEKIASIPVPTTADLDLAVAKAHEAKTAWRKLGVFARAEICHKVGTALESRVEELARLQSLEQGKPYEESLADVKEAAQLFHLHAEDAVRLYGETLPSNDIQKRQITQRAPIGVFGIITPWNFPLLMFAEFVAPGLATGNAHVVKPPTNTPLTVLAAMDALVEAGVPNGLVSVLPGEGEFGAALVSHPGIDAVGFIGSSATATKIQATAGLKPLLIEASGNGPVVVLADANIERAAKAAVDGAFYCAGQVCCATERVIVHKDVHEKFVAAVLEYSKTVVLGDPFDPNTNLGPLNNEGVAAKMDRHMADARERGLDILLGGGRREGQPTDLYYEFTVVDNVTTDSLLSREESFGPVLPIIVAEDDDDALRIANDDPLGLQGAVFTENLSKAFRFMEEMEVGQVVVNDSNGWWDVNMPFGGAGGKGTGWGRIGGMYTLHDMTYLRTGVIHIGA from the coding sequence ATGAGTTCCCTGCCAGTGCCGACTCGGACCCAGCTGTTCATCGCCGGTGAGTTCACCGACGGTGCATCCACCGAGCGGGCCGACATCTTCAGCCCCTCGACGGGCGAGAAGATCGCGTCGATCCCTGTCCCAACAACCGCTGACCTCGACCTTGCCGTCGCGAAGGCACACGAGGCAAAGACTGCATGGCGCAAGCTGGGTGTGTTCGCGCGCGCTGAGATCTGCCACAAGGTCGGCACCGCGCTCGAGTCCCGCGTCGAGGAGCTCGCACGCCTGCAGTCCCTCGAACAGGGCAAGCCCTACGAGGAGTCGCTCGCCGACGTCAAGGAAGCGGCACAGCTGTTCCACCTCCACGCTGAGGACGCCGTGCGCCTGTACGGCGAAACGCTCCCATCGAACGATATTCAGAAGCGCCAGATCACCCAGCGGGCCCCGATCGGTGTGTTTGGCATCATCACCCCGTGGAACTTCCCGCTGCTGATGTTCGCAGAGTTCGTCGCTCCAGGCCTCGCGACAGGCAACGCGCACGTCGTGAAGCCCCCGACGAACACGCCCCTCACTGTGCTCGCTGCGATGGACGCGCTCGTCGAGGCTGGCGTGCCGAACGGGCTCGTCTCGGTACTTCCCGGCGAGGGCGAGTTCGGTGCGGCGCTCGTGTCACACCCAGGCATCGACGCTGTCGGCTTCATCGGCTCGTCGGCAACCGCTACGAAGATCCAGGCGACAGCCGGCCTCAAGCCGCTGCTCATCGAAGCATCTGGCAACGGCCCTGTCGTCGTGCTCGCCGACGCGAACATTGAGCGTGCCGCTAAGGCCGCGGTTGACGGCGCCTTCTACTGCGCCGGCCAGGTCTGCTGCGCGACAGAGCGCGTGATCGTTCACAAGGATGTCCACGAGAAGTTCGTCGCTGCAGTGCTCGAGTACTCGAAGACTGTCGTGCTCGGCGACCCCTTTGACCCGAACACAAACCTCGGCCCGCTGAATAATGAGGGCGTCGCAGCGAAGATGGACCGGCACATGGCCGACGCGCGTGAACGTGGCCTCGACATCCTGCTCGGCGGCGGGCGCCGTGAGGGCCAGCCGACTGACCTCTACTACGAATTCACCGTCGTTGACAACGTGACAACCGACAGCCTGCTGTCGCGCGAGGAGTCCTTTGGACCCGTCCTCCCGATCATCGTTGCCGAGGACGACGACGACGCACTGCGCATCGCCAACGACGATCCGCTGGGGCTGCAGGGCGCCGTCTTCACTGAGAACCTGTCGAAGGCGTTCCGCTTCATGGAAGAGATGGAAGTTGGCCAGGTCGTTGTTAACGACTCAAATGGCTGGTGGGACGTCAACATGCCGTTCGGCGGCGCGGGCGGCAAGGGCACCGGCTGGGGGCGTATCGGCGGCATGTACACCTTGCACGACATGACCTACCTGCGCACCGGCGTGATCCACATCGGCGCGTAG